A region of Burkholderiales bacterium JOSHI_001 DNA encodes the following proteins:
- a CDS encoding N-acetylmuramoyl-L-alanine amidase (PFAM: N-acetylmuramoyl-L-alanine amidase), producing the protein MARCPFATWHPISGSSGPHVGGPFKIVHHTTEGSTAEGAMKAFAQNRSDPHFTVDATRILQHIDTAEGARALRNDPGGVQTNRDSAVQIELVGFAHLPKDRRALVLLARLCRWIEATHGVPSVWPAGLPRPAKNGHDPGGHNRDAPTWDGRSGHYGHCHVPENSHWDPGYTEQEVAFIMNARFDTKGRLVSPAMLAPQAAAKKAPGARRSRPAAVPRSTMPDHGEVPLGLSAYIHNLLLPKVQAFPGAPAAGRRRRSAAPAAVAAPGPQAAVDVGSLLCFVDGVPAQDREDILYSVQLAQRGASGAFDRFTETQAWYGKYVEILENLGWASERLAFSRFDQSEGEFRMDQAALAIITAIASQNQLAVLQQSVAALSKLAEDDGSISLFDFHASTQDSGNFQIGAVQRSADGALTMALGAFYFRSVDERRRFLFFKWGARQVHFWTAAQRMTLNTSFYARRRAEVLARLEADAPQYIAGLKLGAR; encoded by the coding sequence TTGGCCCGCTGCCCCTTCGCAACCTGGCATCCGATCTCCGGCTCATCAGGGCCACACGTTGGCGGGCCTTTCAAGATCGTCCACCACACCACGGAAGGCAGCACGGCCGAAGGTGCGATGAAGGCTTTTGCTCAGAATCGATCCGACCCGCACTTCACTGTGGACGCGACTCGCATCCTTCAGCACATCGACACCGCCGAAGGCGCTCGCGCACTGCGCAACGATCCCGGCGGCGTGCAGACCAACCGCGACTCGGCGGTCCAGATCGAACTTGTCGGCTTTGCGCATCTTCCCAAGGACAGGCGCGCGTTGGTGCTGCTGGCGCGCCTGTGCCGCTGGATCGAAGCCACTCATGGTGTGCCGTCAGTGTGGCCCGCGGGACTTCCGCGCCCGGCCAAGAACGGCCATGACCCCGGAGGTCACAACCGCGATGCGCCAACCTGGGACGGCAGGAGCGGCCACTACGGCCACTGCCACGTGCCGGAGAACTCGCACTGGGATCCGGGCTACACCGAACAGGAAGTGGCGTTCATCATGAACGCTCGCTTCGACACCAAGGGTCGGTTGGTCTCGCCGGCCATGCTGGCCCCCCAGGCCGCAGCGAAGAAGGCGCCCGGCGCCCGCCGATCTCGCCCAGCGGCCGTGCCTCGCTCGACCATGCCCGACCATGGGGAGGTGCCGCTCGGCCTGTCGGCCTACATCCACAACCTGCTCCTGCCGAAGGTGCAAGCGTTCCCGGGTGCGCCGGCTGCCGGCCGGCGCCGTCGAAGCGCAGCCCCTGCGGCCGTCGCAGCGCCGGGGCCCCAGGCGGCGGTCGATGTCGGCAGCTTGCTGTGCTTCGTCGATGGTGTGCCTGCGCAGGACAGGGAAGACATCCTGTACTCGGTGCAGCTGGCGCAGCGCGGTGCCAGTGGTGCATTCGACCGCTTCACCGAAACCCAGGCCTGGTACGGCAAGTACGTCGAAATCCTGGAGAACCTCGGCTGGGCCAGTGAGCGGCTGGCGTTTTCGCGCTTCGACCAGAGCGAAGGCGAATTCCGCATGGACCAGGCCGCGCTGGCGATCATTACCGCGATTGCATCGCAGAACCAGTTGGCGGTGCTGCAGCAGTCGGTGGCTGCGCTGTCCAAACTGGCAGAGGACGACGGCTCGATCAGCCTGTTCGACTTTCACGCCTCGACCCAGGATAGCGGCAACTTCCAGATCGGCGCTGTCCAGCGCAGCGCCGATGGCGCACTGACGATGGCGCTGGGGGCGTTCTACTTTCGCAGCGTCGATGAACGGCGTCGTTTCCTGTTCTTCAAATGGGGCGCGCGCCAGGTTCACTTCTGGACCGCCGCTCAGCGCATGACCCTCAACACAAGCTTCTACGCTCGCCGCCGCGCCGAGGTGCTGGCCCGCCTGGAAGCCGACGCACCGCAGTACATCGCCGGGCTGAAGCTGGGCGCGCGCTGA
- a CDS encoding ABC-type dipeptide/oligopeptide/nickel transport system, permease component (PFAM: Binding-protein-dependent transport system inner membrane component) codes for MLAFLLKRLALVVPTFIGITLLAFSLIHLIPGDPVRVMAGEKKLDPAFHAEILHKLGLDRPLHEQYGLYLWKALHLDLGDSFVTHESVWSEFLKLFPATAELSLVAMLFATVLGVSAGVLAALKRGTLLDHGSMGLALTGFSMPIFWWGLLLIMFFSVQMRHIAPEWALPVSGRIALEFDIPVRTGFMLIDAWLSGEEGAVRSALSHLVLPAIVLGTIPLAQMARMTRSALLEVLREDYVRTARAKGLSPWRVVVVHALRNALVPVLTVMGLMVGTLLGGAVLTETLFSWPGLGKWLIDAIGRRDYPVVQGGILIVATLVIVVNLVVDLLYGLVNPRIRHAR; via the coding sequence GTGCTGGCTTTCCTGCTCAAGCGCCTGGCCCTGGTGGTGCCCACCTTCATCGGCATCACATTGCTGGCGTTTTCGCTCATCCACCTGATCCCGGGCGACCCGGTGCGGGTGATGGCGGGCGAAAAGAAGCTGGACCCGGCCTTCCACGCCGAGATCCTGCACAAGCTGGGCCTGGACCGGCCGCTGCACGAGCAGTACGGCCTGTACCTGTGGAAGGCCCTGCACCTGGACCTGGGCGACAGCTTCGTCACCCACGAGTCGGTGTGGAGCGAATTCCTGAAGCTCTTCCCCGCCACCGCCGAGCTGTCGCTGGTGGCCATGCTGTTCGCCACCGTGCTGGGCGTATCCGCGGGGGTGCTGGCCGCGCTGAAGCGCGGCACCCTGCTGGACCACGGCAGCATGGGCCTGGCCCTCACCGGCTTTTCCATGCCCATCTTCTGGTGGGGGCTGCTGCTGATCATGTTCTTCTCGGTGCAGATGCGCCACATCGCGCCCGAGTGGGCGCTGCCGGTGTCGGGCCGCATCGCGCTGGAGTTCGACATCCCGGTGCGCACCGGCTTCATGCTCATCGACGCCTGGCTGTCGGGCGAAGAAGGTGCGGTGCGCTCGGCGCTGTCGCACCTGGTGCTGCCGGCCATCGTGCTGGGCACCATCCCGCTGGCGCAGATGGCGCGCATGACGCGCTCGGCCCTGCTGGAGGTGCTGCGTGAAGACTATGTGCGCACCGCGCGGGCCAAGGGCCTGTCACCCTGGCGCGTGGTGGTGGTGCATGCGCTGCGCAATGCCCTGGTGCCGGTGCTCACGGTGATGGGCCTGATGGTGGGCACCCTGCTGGGCGGCGCGGTGCTGACCGAAACCCTGTTCTCCTGGCCCGGCCTGGGCAAGTGGCTGATCGACGCCATCGGCCGGCGCGACTACCCCGTGGTGCAGGGCGGCATCCTGATCGTGGCCACGTTGGTGATCGTGGTGAACCTGGTGGTGGACCTGCTGTACGGGCTGGTGAACCCGCGCATCCGGCACGCGAGGTGA
- a CDS encoding ABC-type dipeptide/oligopeptide/nickel transport system, permease component (PFAM: Binding-protein-dependent transport system inner membrane component) → MNNAALAPETYVPPTPLARFWRSFSANRGALLGLVLLSLVLLCALAAPWLAPHDPTEQFRDALLTPPMWAEGGNALYPLGTDDVGRCLLSRLLYGARLSLTIGALAVLLAMLPGLALGLAAAFFPRGWGTAILRLMDVMLALPSLLLAIAVVAVLGSGLVNTTLAIALVAVPGYVRLVRAQAMSELTKDYVVASRMAGAGTLRLMFDTVLPNCMAPVIVTATMGFSDAILTAAALGFLGLGAQPPTPEWGTMLAAARDYIERANWVVTFPGAAILVTVLAINLMGDGLRDALDPRLQQAA, encoded by the coding sequence ATGAACAACGCCGCCCTCGCCCCCGAAACCTATGTGCCGCCCACGCCGCTGGCGCGCTTCTGGCGCAGCTTCTCGGCCAACCGCGGCGCGCTGCTGGGCCTGGTGCTGCTCAGCCTGGTGCTGCTGTGCGCCCTGGCCGCGCCCTGGCTGGCCCCGCACGACCCCACCGAGCAGTTCCGCGACGCCCTGCTCACACCGCCCATGTGGGCCGAAGGCGGCAACGCCCTGTACCCGCTGGGCACCGACGACGTGGGCCGCTGCCTGCTGTCGCGCCTGCTGTACGGCGCGCGCCTGTCGCTGACCATCGGCGCACTGGCGGTGCTGCTGGCCATGCTGCCGGGGCTGGCGCTGGGCCTGGCGGCGGCCTTCTTCCCGCGCGGCTGGGGCACCGCCATCCTGCGCCTGATGGACGTGATGCTGGCCCTGCCCAGCCTGCTGCTGGCCATCGCGGTGGTGGCGGTGCTGGGATCGGGCCTGGTGAACACCACCCTGGCCATCGCCCTGGTGGCGGTGCCGGGTTATGTGCGCCTGGTGCGCGCGCAGGCGATGTCCGAATTGACCAAGGACTACGTGGTGGCCTCGCGCATGGCCGGCGCCGGCACGCTGCGGCTGATGTTCGACACCGTGCTGCCGAATTGCATGGCACCCGTGATCGTGACGGCGACCATGGGGTTTTCAGACGCCATCCTCACCGCCGCCGCCCTGGGCTTCCTGGGCCTGGGCGCGCAGCCGCCCACGCCCGAGTGGGGCACCATGCTGGCCGCAGCGCGCGACTACATCGAGCGCGCCAACTGGGTGGTCACCTTCCCCGGCGCGGCCATCCTGGTGACGGTGCTGGCCATCAACCTGATGGGCGACGGGCTGCGCGATGCGCTGGACCCGCGCCTGCAGCAGGCCGCATGA
- a CDS encoding ABC-type dipeptide transport system, periplasmic component (PFAM: Bacterial extracellular solute-binding proteins, family 5 Middle) yields the protein MNDLRRLLACTGLAFTLGLACAAVQAANTLTVCTESSPDGFDIVQFESAVTNDAAGLTIYDALLRFKPGGTELLPALAQSWDISADGLSYTLKLRQGVKFHTTAWFKPTRDFNADDVLWSFNRMLDKKHPAYASARNGYVYWEGMGMGQLVKSVSKLDDFTVRFVLNKPEAPFLSALAMSSIASIYSAEYGQQLVAAGKLEQLNTQPIGNGPFVFKSYQKDAIIRYTAHKAYWGGAPAIANLVIAITTDPNVRVQRLKAAECLIGTNMKGETASAFDKDPQVQMLRTNALLTAYIAPNVKKKFLGDRRFREAMWLALDMKTYIAAVYGGNASPAGSLLPPGQWSHDATLKKAYDPEKAKALVKASGYDGTEFAIMTRIGGSIDGKRAAELLQADWARVGIKTKVLMTEWGELLKRAGKGEHDITFLNWAGDNGDPDNFLTPNVSCAAVAGGGNKSQWCHKPFEDLIDLARKTSDLKKRTELYTQAQRILFDEVGAIPQVYPLYMTAVNKRVKGFVPNPFTNNDFRTVTLD from the coding sequence ATGAACGACCTGCGCCGTCTCCTCGCCTGCACCGGTCTGGCCTTCACGCTGGGCCTGGCCTGCGCTGCCGTGCAGGCCGCCAACACGCTGACGGTGTGCACCGAGTCCTCGCCCGACGGCTTCGACATCGTGCAGTTCGAGTCCGCCGTCACCAACGACGCCGCCGGCCTGACGATCTACGACGCGCTGCTGCGCTTCAAGCCGGGCGGCACCGAACTGCTGCCGGCGCTGGCCCAAAGCTGGGACATCAGCGCCGACGGCCTGAGCTACACCCTGAAGCTGCGCCAGGGCGTGAAGTTCCACACCACGGCCTGGTTCAAGCCCACGCGCGACTTCAATGCCGACGACGTGCTTTGGTCCTTCAACCGCATGCTGGACAAGAAACACCCGGCCTACGCGTCGGCGCGCAACGGCTATGTGTACTGGGAAGGCATGGGCATGGGCCAGCTCGTCAAGTCGGTCAGCAAGCTGGACGACTTCACGGTGCGCTTCGTGCTGAACAAGCCCGAGGCGCCTTTCCTGTCGGCGCTGGCCATGTCGTCCATCGCGTCGATCTACTCGGCCGAATACGGCCAGCAGCTGGTGGCCGCCGGCAAGCTGGAGCAGCTGAACACCCAGCCCATCGGCAATGGGCCCTTCGTGTTTAAGAGCTACCAGAAGGACGCCATCATCCGCTACACCGCGCACAAGGCCTACTGGGGCGGCGCGCCGGCCATAGCCAACCTGGTGATCGCCATCACCACCGACCCCAACGTGCGGGTGCAGCGTCTGAAGGCGGCCGAATGCCTGATCGGCACCAACATGAAGGGCGAGACTGCGTCCGCCTTCGACAAGGACCCGCAGGTGCAGATGCTGCGCACCAACGCCCTGCTCACCGCCTACATCGCACCCAATGTGAAGAAGAAGTTCCTGGGCGACAGGCGCTTTCGCGAAGCCATGTGGCTGGCGCTGGACATGAAGACCTACATCGCCGCGGTGTACGGCGGCAATGCGTCACCGGCGGGCAGCCTGCTGCCGCCGGGCCAGTGGAGCCACGATGCCACGCTGAAGAAGGCCTACGACCCCGAGAAGGCCAAGGCCCTGGTCAAGGCCAGCGGCTACGACGGCACCGAATTCGCCATCATGACCCGCATCGGCGGCAGCATCGACGGCAAGCGCGCGGCCGAACTGCTGCAGGCCGACTGGGCCCGCGTGGGCATCAAGACCAAGGTGCTGATGACCGAATGGGGCGAACTGCTCAAGCGCGCCGGCAAGGGCGAGCACGACATCACCTTCCTGAACTGGGCCGGCGACAACGGCGACCCCGACAACTTCCTCACCCCCAACGTCAGCTGCGCCGCGGTGGCCGGCGGCGGCAACAAGAGCCAGTGGTGCCACAAGCCCTTTGAAGACCTGATCGACCTGGCCCGCAAGACGTCCGACCTGAAGAAGCGCACCGAGCTCTACACCCAGGCCCAGCGCATCCTGTTCGACGAGGTGGGGGCCATCCCGCAGGTGTACCCGCTGTACATGACGGCGGTGAACAAGCGCGTGAAGGGCTTCGTGCCCAACCCCTTCACGAACAACGACTTCCGCACCGTGACGCTGGACTGA